Sequence from the Sciurus carolinensis chromosome 1, mSciCar1.2, whole genome shotgun sequence genome:
aaagatcatttcaacaaagacatagagattctcaaaaaaacaaaaacaaacaaacaaaaaaaaccaaatggaaattcttgaaatgaaggaaacaataagccaaataaaaaaactcaatggaaagcatcaccaaaagactagaccacttggaagacagaacctcagacaatgaagacaaaatattgaatcttgaaaataaagttgcccaaacagagaagatggtaagaaatcatgaacagaatctccaagaactatgggacatcatgaaaagaccaaatttaagaattattgggattgaggaaggcacagagataaaaaccaaaggaatgaacaacctattcaatgaaataatatcagaaaatttcccaaacctgaagaatgaaatggaaaatcaaatacaagaggcttacagaacaccaaatccacaaaatcacaacagatccacaccaaggcacattacaatatTCACCAATgtgtctcaaaaatattttaaaataatattaaaagggctgaggatgtagttcaataaagcatgtgcttagcataggttcagttcccagcactgcagaaaataaataaacccagcactggattcagtccccagcactgcagaaaataaataaatgcaatccAATTCAATTTTAAAGTGACATTAAAAACTTGAACGTTGAAAGTCAAATTTTATGCTGGGAAAATGGGAAGAGGCTGGTGATGGGTACGAGCTTCTTTTTGGGGTGAGGAGAATGTTCTGGAGCTGACCACTGAATGTGGCCCAAGCTGCAGAGTGAGGGCTAGGAGGAAGCTCCTATTGCCACCCTCTTGGCTAAACAGGTTTCAGGTCACCTCACAAATACCCCTGAGAAGCAATGAGCAACAGAGGTCTGGGTGACATCGCAGCACCAGAAGCAGGCATGGGGTGTGGAGCACCTGTGGTCTATCTCATGGGGACTGTGGCCCCGACCTACACAGAGGGGACCACAGTCCGAGAGCCAAAGACTCCAAGAGGACCAGGTCTGGCAGCTGCTTCATCCTGCCCCGCTGACAGCAGCCACGGGGCGTGGGGTCTCTGCTGTTGTGGGAAGGGGCCGTGGGATCTTCCAGGACTGGCTACAGAAGGAGCAGCTAATGGCCGCGGTGATGTATGATGAGCTGAAAATATGCCCGGAGTCACCCAGGCATCCCGTGGATGGGTCTATCCTCTGGGGCTGCAAGCACACAAACATGTCACACCTCCCCCATGTCACAGGCAGGTGGCAAAATAACAGTGCACAGGGTGGTGATCTACCTTCAAAGGCTgaacagagacagagaacacACCAGTCCACTGTGCCTTGGAAAAACGTCCATCCTACCAATTTCAGCAGGTCAGTTCGGGTCCCGGGAAGGTCTCCCCCACCTCAGTACCTTTGACTGTGGGCCTGGACCTTGTAGCCAGTTCCATCCACAAGCCCAGGTGCCCACTGAAATTCCACCAAGCTGGTGGGCACTGTCCTGTTGACTAGGACCCCTGGCACCCATGTCCATCCCCCCGAGGCTAAAATACTTGTTCATTTTAACAAGTTACATAAATGAGAGCAGGACTGATACTAAACATGCAGCCAAGAAGGCAAATCAGGTCCTACTTCAGGGAGCAGAAAGTCAAGAACCTGGAAAAGTCAGTGCCCGACTTCTCCATGTCTATGAGAAAAGGCCACCTCAGGCCGACTTGAGCCAGCACTGTCCCAGGGCCCAGCCACGGCTCACGGTTCTCAGGGAGAGTTGGACCCAACTCACACCCCCAGAGTGCAGTTCTGTACCTGGCCCATAGGCTAAGGAGTAAGAGAGGTCTGGGAGGTCAAGGAAGATTGTCACATCAGGGGGTCATCCTGATGCAGTGACGGTCACGCCCCTGGCCTTCAGGGTCCCGGGGCTGGTCTGGTGCTCACGCCTGTGAAGCACTGCAGAGAAACTGCTCTGTGGAATGAACTCGAGGACGTCCGAGGGGTGGCACTGCAGGGGGTGTGTGTGTTCCCTTTACACTAAGCAGTTCTTGCAAAAAAGAAGAGCCATCAAACACCAGCCCCTTGTCCTTGTCACCCAGGGAAGGATGCCTGAGATCTCTCCAGGTAATGCAGGCACCCTCGGTCCCCCAACTCTAAGAGTCTGCCATCTTCCTATGACAGCCTTTCTGGGGGAGTGAGTCTAGAACAACTCCTCCCCCACATGGCCTGTCACCTCCAGCAGGACAGCCCAGCAGGGTGGAGTGACCAGTCTTCCCAGAGTCCAGCTGGAGTGGAGGAGCAGGAAGGAGCCACCAtaggggaggggcatctcgcgaGCCAAAAGGCTCCTAAGGAAAAGAACAGCTTTCCCTGAAACTTCAGTCATGATCAAACTCAACAACTGACCCAGGAGCCCCAAAGggagaatttaaaaatgtcaGGCTGCACAGGAGATGCGCCTTTACTGGGGATACCTTTAAAAGCAGTGGGGCTGGGCGCGGCAGGCCCTTGGGTTTAGGACCTGGAGCAATGGTTGGCCTGTGACTCAAAAAGAGGCCTTTCTTTCTGCATTCCTGGTGAGGCGGGGCTGGTGGGGGCAGCAGGTCTAGCTGGGCCCTGTCCCCCTGTGTAGTGGTGGCCATAAACCTGGCCCCAGAGACAGAGCAGGGGACCCAGCAGGCCCTGGCTGCAGGTTAGCACCAGAGGTTCCAGCTTTGAGGAGGCAATAGTCCATGGCTTGTGGTCAGAGCACGTGGACAGCGGGAGGTCACACAGGGACACTGATAACTTGCTGCTTTTGCTCTGGTCCTGCCAGCCCAGCCCACGGCCCAGCATGGTCGCAGGGACTCTGCTGGGGAGGGTTCGCCTGGCATGTAGGGGCAGGTGCAGGGAAGAACCCAAGGAGGGTGCCCATGCAGATGCCCCTGCTGAGGTTGGGACCTGGGTGGACAATGGGTGCCAATGACTTCCCAGATGTCCCAGAGAGCAGAACCACCTCCAAGATGATAACAGCCAAGCCAACATCAGGAAAACAGAAGTGGCCAGCGCGGGCCAGAGCTTTCGCCTATTACACCTGCTCCCCGGGTAGATGCCAGGACCCACGACAGTCCGCCTTCCTCAGCTGCCTTGGAAGGCCCAGCTATCTCTCCTAGGACAGAGGACTCAGGCGGCCTTTGACCAGGGGTGAGACGATGCGGGGGAGGTGCACGGGGCTGCCTGTCACTGCCCCACAGGTGGCAGCATAGGGAGGGGAAGTCCTTGGCATGGTCTGTGTGCTATCTCCACATCTGTGGTAGGTTGGGGCGTCTCTCCTGTTCATGTGCATCTGACCCCCAGCACGCGACTTCCATCGGAATAGGgcctttgcagatgtaattagacACGATGAGGTCCTCTGGTTAGGGTGGGCCTACATCCACTGACTGGTGTCCTTCTAGGAAGAGGAGAGGACACAGAGGCAGACTCAGACGTGGAGACCAGGTGGAGATGGGGCTACCAGTCAAGCAGCACCGGCCGAAgtggaggggaggcagggagcagagacCCCTTCGGAGCTCAGGGGGAGAAGCCCTGCCAGCAGCTTGACTTCGGACCAACGGGTCTCCTCATCCTGGGACTTGGCTACGGCAGCCCCAGGGAAGGGTCGCCACGCTTCCCTCCCACCTCAGACTTGGTCTCCACCCCGCCCAAGCCACTCCCGGCGAGGCCACTGCTGACTTCCTGGTTGTCGAAGCAGCTGTCAGTGCACTTGACCTGCTAGTCCTTTGTCCCTCTTGAAGTTCTTTCTTCACCTGTCACACTGGACACCACTCCCTGGATCCACTCCAGCCATGGAgccactcttcctcctcctgggcctctggCCTCTAAGAGGGCTTGGCCTCATCCTCTCGCCTGGCCCTCCCTGCTTAGTCTCAGTCATCTCATGCAGGGCACAGCTTTAAATGCCACCTGTACAGGGATGACTCCCCCACTGACTCCTGGCTTATGGGCCATCAGGATTACTAACTGTGGCCCCTCGACCTGCTCTGCCCTCTGGCCTCTCCATCTCACCAGCTAGCAGTCCTGTCCTCACCACTTCCATGGCTCCCACCCTGGCCCAAGCCCAGTCACCTGGTCAGCTGTCATGGCTGCCACTATGGTCCACTCCTACACAAGACATGAGCCACCTCTCCCCCCACTAAAGCCCGGGGTCGGGGCTCTGTCTAAGTAGGTCAATGCTGGTGGCTCCAACACAGGCTCCTCATCCCATCCCAGGCCTGCAGAGGGGCTGAGGATGCTCAGTGTCCCAAGAGCCGACCATGTCAACTGTGCCTTACCAGGATGAGGGAAGACCAGAAGCCAAGGGCCCTGGCAATGCCTCAGTTTGTATCTGCATGTGTGGGGGGGTTCTCGTCATTGACCAAGAGTGTCCTGGTGTGACAGTCCAAGTCTCCCCCGGATTCCAGCTCACAGGTACAGTACCCAACCACATTCCCATTCTTTCCTGCCCCCCAATCCCTAGAaattttcaaaggagaaaaattacaaaatttccgACATCCAAGCAGATGCAGAACAAGCAACACCTAGTCATAGGACGTGTGTGCGCCTCCAAGACCACGTTAGCAGAACCTTTGAGCTGGGCCTGGATCACCAAGGACTAACAGGCCAGCCCCCAGTGCACCAGGTCTGGATTCTGTATCGGTGCagggacacacagacacactcatgAGCTCATGACAGCACTGGCTGACCTGTTCTCAGAGGGACCAACAGTCTTAGTGGACAGGCGGTGATGGTAGGCCCATCAGTTCCCTCATCTGGTGCAGAATGACCTTAATTCCACCAGCTCCATGACACCTCTCTGCTGAGAGGACAGAGGCAGGGCAGAAATCCAGGGCTCCCCAAAATCTTAGGTCCTGGCAGCATATGCCCAGGGCTCCCAATTCCCACCCATCTCTGATCCTCTGCCCACCATTCAGGGGACAGACTTGGTTGTGGACTGACGCCACTCATTTGTCACCTGGGGAGATGAACTCACAGAACTCACTCTCTTGGTTCCCTAGTGCAGGCCTAAGGTGAATTCCTCAGGAGGTCACCTGCTGGATGCACACCTGGCCCCCCTGCCAGGAAATGCCATGACCTCGGGGCACTGCTCAGGTAAAGATGGAACAACCTGGAAGCCTGCATGCAGACATGCTGTCCCATTCAATTGTCAGCTCCCTGTCACTCCTCAGAGGATCAagcaagggaggagagggaaggctTTCAAAAAGAAAGCCTGAAGAGTTTGTTCATGCCGACTACCCTGGATGTTTCAGTATTTTCCAAAGActgaagagggggaggaggaggacaaggacCAGGAGAACCTGCAGGTTTGGCGTCTATGAGACAGTCAAGCAAATGAACTTCACCCCAGTGGGGGCCTCGCCCACTGCTCACTTGGCCTGCAGGGTAGGGCTAGGATTCAGGGTGCCAGGCCAAACCTGCCCTTAAAGACAGTCAGGCCATGGGGTGGACGGAGCTTTCTGGCCCACTCCTTTCCAGAGGTGGGATATGCAGGCAGAAGGGACCTATGAGGCAAAGAGCCCAGCAAGGGGCCCAGCAAGGGGCAGACAGTTCTGGAATGCCAGGACCTCCTGCTAGCACAGGCAGACACAGAGCCCTCCACCTCCCACCACACACAAATGACTTTCACACGGTCCAACAAAAGCCACTCCCCTTTCCAATGGGACATGCAGTACTTGCTGTAGATGCTGCCTGTTTCTGATCCACATGCTCCTCCCCCAGTTGGTTGACACAGTGAATTAACAAGCCACTCTTGGGACAGTGTCTGAAAGGAGCCTCTAGCACCaggaaagaaaaacccaaaatcTATCTAAACAGTGAGAGAGGCCAATGGCTTTCATTTATCTGAGAGGGCCTAGTACCTTCAAGGCTGCAAACCCCAACTCAATAATACACTGGCTACCATGCTGGAATTTGGTGAACTGCAGATGAAACCTGGAGGCAGGATAATCAGAGATAAACAAAGGCCATTCAACCATCTATTTGTTCATCCATCACCCATTTATCCAGTCATTCATCCTTTCAACCAACCaatcatccattcatccatccattcatcaatctatccatccacccacacaTATTTCATCCATTCATgtatttgtccattcatccatccacccactcattcCATCCATCATCTACtcattccatccatccatctgttcatccatccatctatccatctactcATTTCTTTtgtccctccatccatccattcatttcatCTGTCCACCCACCTACTCTTTtgtccctccatccatccattcatttccTCTGTCCACCCACCTACTCTTTTCATCcaccatccgtccatccatccatccatctatccatccattcattccatCTGTCCACCCATCTACTCTTTTCATCCACTATCCgtccatctgtccacccatcTACTcttttcatccatccatccatccattcattccatctgtccatccatgtACTCTTTTCATCCACCCAtcttccatccattcattccatctgtccatccatctactcttttcatccatccatccatccatccattcattccatCTGTCCATCTACTCTTTTCATccctccatctatccatccatccattccatctatccatctagtcttttcatccatccatccattcatccatccatccatcatccatgaGGCAATGGCAGATGATCTAGCAAACTCAGGCTAGAATTTCTCATTGAACCAGAGGCAGGTGAGAGTGGCCTTTGAGTGTCTGGATACCTGAAGATATCtacttaaagacattttaaaccCAACAACTTCATAAACTTGTGGCCCAAGCCCAGATGGGACCACAGGGACATGGGGAAGGCCCTGCCTGCGATAACAAGGTAAGCAGGTAACACTTACGATCGAGTCCATTCAAGTAGCGCATACGGATCTCACAGTGGCCCCAGACGGCGCTCACTACAGGATACAGTTTTTTGCCCTTGAGTCCCCGAAAAGCCACTCCCATGTACTGTCCATCCACAATGAAACTCAGGGTCCCGTCATCCATGTCCAGGGCCACAAGGAAGGAGTCAGGGACGATGAACGTCTCATCTGGCTCCAGAAAGGCTGGGTACGTTTTGCTGGGTTGGTTCTTGCCGTCATGGTAGAGCCGGTTCCGCCCCAAGTCCCAGCCCCAGGACTCGTGGTTATTCCCCACGAGGGTCGTGTACCCCACGGAGTGCAAGGGGGCGTCCGCCGTGGCCACTCCCACCACGGCATGCGTGCCCCGCTGTCTCATGGCCCACGTGATCTGCCACACGTGCAGCCCGCGGGTGTAGCCGACTTTGCCCCTGATGGCGTCTGTGCTCTGGGCCACTGGGTGCCGGTGGAAGATCAGCTTGTCGTCCTCCTTCACAAAGACATTGAGCGAGCGGTCATCGTTGTTCCAGGAGTGCCGCAGCTGGACGTCGTAGGACACGGGGGGCATGTCCAGCAGCAGGTCCAGCCGGGTGGGCTTGCAGTAATCCAGGCCCTGGAGCTCCTGCTTCAGGGGCCGGTATGCAGGGTCCCGCATGTCCACAGTCTTGATCCCTCCGGTGACCTTCTGACCCATGTTCGCCCTGCTTTCACCTTCTCGCTGGCTCCCAGGGCAGACGCATCGATCTCCGGGCCTTAGCTCCACTCTTCTAGTCGGGCCGGGCAGAACTCCTAAGGACGGTTGCCAGGAGACCTCCAAACGTTGGGGAGCATTCCGTGGCGTCTAATGGATGCAAAGAAAAACAGGAGGCTGGGTGAGCAGCAGGGCTGGGTGAAGGGCAAGTACCTAGGAGAGGCAGCCGCCCGCGCCAGCACATCGGGGGCCGGGTGCCAGGCTCACACCTGACGAGGGGCAGCTGGAGCCTGGGCACAGAATGAAATGTCCCCTGTTCCCCTGTCCCCGGGGCTATGCTGTCACGAAGGGAAAGGGCTCTGCTCTGGAGATTGGGCTTGAGGGCCAACGTCATTCTCAATGGGTTGGGTCAGTTGGAGACAGACAGGGGACACCCCAGGACCTCATCAGGGTCTCATGGGCAGAAGCCCAGGCAGTGCAGCCCAGAGCTGGCCATGATGCAGCGGGCACCTTCATGGTCAAAATGAAGGGAGGTGTCCTATCCTTGCCTCCTACGTAGAGGGGACGGCAGAGCCCAAGGAGCAGCAGAGGCTGTGGTAGATACCAAATCCCAgcctccccctctctcttccaATGCAGCCAGCCACCTGGGACAGACACAGGAAGCCTAGGACGGCCTCAGAGGAGCCAGGACACAGACGGGAAGCTCAACCTGGGGGGCGTGTGCACTTGGTGGGCAGGACCCCAGAGCCTCCTGGTGTCCCAGTGGGTCCTTGTCCACCCAGACTGAGGAACCAGCGTGCTTCCCCAAGGCCCTGGGACAGGTCCCCATTCAGCAGAGGCGCAGCTCTACCTCCCCCTGGGTCGCTCTGAGCCAACAGTTAGAGGACTGGCTGCCCCTTTTGTCTGCCCCGCCCTAGAAGCCAGaagctggagccaggacttcacCCTGTGGGTCTCAACAGCCACCCTGGAGGAAGTCCACCAGgggcctcctccctctccagctTCACTGTCCCCTGGATTCCTTAAGGGACACAGAGATCTCCCTGCATCTGTTCCTGCCCTCTCCCTTGGCAGCTCAGGAAGAGCAGCAGGAGGCTGAGGGTATGGGGCTCAGTGTCCCCACCTCTCAGTGTCCAGCCTCTGACGAGGGGAAATGACTTGCCCTATTGGGCTCCTGGGCCTCACTCAAGAGCCAAGTTGCCTTCTGCCATCAAAAATCTCCTTGGCCTCTGGAAGGGATGCTTGGCTGCTGGGTTTGGGGGACAGGAGCCTAGGATCAACTGGACAAGGTAGGAGCTGGGCTTCTGGATAAACTTAACAACAAGAGGTCAAGGAAGCTGGGCAGCGGCCACTGGGGACAGGGTCATGCCAGGTCACTTGTTCCAAGAAGCACTAAGGTGCCTGAGGAAAGGGGATGAAGAGAACACAAAGGGTCTCAGTGTGGGGAAGGTTGCCAAACACAGGGACATCTGGGGATCACAGAGTACTGGCCTCCTGTTTAGCCCCAGGACCACAGGACCAGGAGGTGGGCAGGGTCTGCAGTGGGACTAACCTGAGCTGCCTCGCTCTCAGCCGGGAAGAGACCAGGTGGGGCAACAGCCTCGGGTGGCCAGGCCTCCTGGAGGCTCACTCTCTGCAGAACATTGCATGCAAATGCTGGGTGGACCCAGGTCCTTGCCTTGTGGGCAGGCGGCATTTCTCACCTTCCCTTCTTGGTGTGAGACAGAGGGCTCCCTCCATCCTGGTCATGGTCATCTTGGAGACAGGCTAGGCCTGTGTCCAATACTGACAAGGCCAGTACCTTGTCCCTTTCTGAAGCTGAGGGATTGCCCTGTTCCAGAAAGATCTGTGGATCCTGTGACTTTGCACACTGGATCTCCAAAGGCAATCCCCATTTCAAGttttgaggggtgggggagaggctgGGTTCGGGGGTGGACACAGGATTTGCTGCTGATGGCCTCTGCCAGCTCCATCGTCACAGCAGGAAGGATCTTTCTGGCAGATCTCACTGATGGGGgacctcccccaacacacacacagggacagGTGGGCATGCAGAGGAGGCTCGGGGCAGTGAACTTGGCCTTGGCCTTCCCTGAGCGCTACCCACTCCTCCCCAGTCTCCACTGGAGCATCTTTTGGACCTGGGGGAGGCCATCAGAGTTGTCAGAGCTACACTAAGCAGGGCACAGAGGTACCTGCCCCAAATCTCTGGACACCCCTCTGATGGGTGGCCCATGACCTCCATGCCCTTGGGTCTGCAGGACCCCCTAGGGATAGAGGTCAGCTTCcctggaagagaaggaggaggaggaggagggaactgATGTCCTAAGAGAGAGCATTTTACTGCTTCTTGCGGCCAAGCAGCCCATGGACTCTGCCAGCTCTTTCGTCACCACAGGAAGGACCTTTCTGGCAAGTCTCATACACAGGGACAGGTGGGAGTGCAGAGCAGGCTGGGGGGCGAGATGCTGGGTGGctgggggaggaagagaaagggaggggctCCCAACACAGCAGGGAAATGGGTGGGAGGACCACGCAGGGAGGTTGGTGCCGGGAGAGGCGGGGGTGATGTGGGGAGAGATGAAGGCTGGGTAAGAGGAAGGGAGTTCCACGTTCCCTAGACCCAGGCCTGGACACACAGAGAGCCTGGTTCTAGCTAGACGGGAGACCAGCAAGTTTTTTCTGTCAGGGGTTGGATGCTCTCTAAACGTTTGGGCTTTGTGGACCCGACCACCTCCGTGCAGCCACCAGCTCTGCCACTGCGGCAGAAAAGGGTCCAGGAAGGTGCATAAGTCAGTGACCAAGGCCTGCTCCAACACAACTTCAATGTCCCCTTCCTGGGAGTCTCTAGGAGCTCCGTTGGCCACCTGCCCACCCTCCTAGGACTGCAGGCTGGCAGGGTgcctccctggccctgcctcctgaggCTCCCAAAGCCATGCACTGTGTGGTGGCCACTGACTAGAATTCACCCTTGACTTTTCTGAATGTCCACTGGCTCATCTGTATCTTGGGAGTCACCTGTATGCCATGTGCTTGCCTAAAACTCAGTGGAGACAATGTTCCAGAGAGGACCTGGTGCATTTtgctttcattcttattttctagaATGTGCTCCATTCACTGAACAAAGATCACTGTTAACCAGTCTTCCtggtcaccacacctggcccaacAGGTAGACACTGCCTTCTGGCCACAACCCAAGTGCATGGACTGCTGGGCTGGAACAGACGAAGGTTAAGGTCTCTTCTAAACCAAGGGTCAGCAGACTTCTTCTGTGCATGGCCAGATTGCAACTATTTTGGGCTTTCCAGACAACATGTAAATAAGTGGGTGTGGCCGTGTCCtaataaaactttaagaaaacacAGCAGGCTGTGACCCAGAGCTGTTTGCAGACGCCTGTTCTAAACTTGTGCGCAGCTTCTGACCCCTGCACCAAAACACCTGGTGTCAGCTCAGGATGGGGTGGGGTGCAGCACCCACAGCTGGTGAGTGACAGGGATGCCCCTGGGTCTGTGCAGCTCCCGCTCCTGCTGGGCCAAGGCAGCGCCCCTGGGCCAGGAGGGAGTCCAGTGTGGGCACAAAACTGCTGCAGGAAGCGGGCGGCTCAGCTCTGGGATCGCCCGTTTCCTGCTGTTCTGAGAAGTAAATGCAGAAGCACAAGCCTCACAGAGCCCAGAGGTGCCACAGGAGTGTCAGTCAGGACCTGGGGTCACTGAGCGAGCTGATGACACATCTCCAGGAGGCGGGAGGACTCAGCCTTGTCCCCAACCAGAAGCCAAGCCACAAAGGGTGTGCAGGGTGCGGCCCTGTGCTGCCCTGCGGGGCTGGAATGTGGGAGCAGAGAACAGAGACCGTCCTGTGCTGTCACCTTGCCCATGAGTCATGTGCACCAATGTGTGCCTACGTGTGCACACTGGAACACCCAGGTGCCTGCATGCATGCCCGACGCGCACATGCACGCACACGCCCCACGGAGTGAGGGGCGGTGGCTGTGGAGGCGACTGGCCAGTGGCTCCTGCTTCTCGCTCCCTTAGCAGAAGTTTCAATTCCCAGAGGCACTCTCTCACGTGGCCAGCTGTCCCCTAAGAGGACACCTGCCGCTCCTCCCCTTGGCTGTCTCAAGCTGAGGCAGGTTCCTGGTCctgtgtgtatgtgcacgtgAGCACGTGTGTGAGAGAGCGGTGCAAGCGTGTGTCCATCACGCTGACGGGATGCAAAGACATTCCGGCCAGGAGCTCCTGCCAGCACTTTTCTACAGGTAAAACCAGATAAAGCGAAGATCAAAAGGGATCGGGGTTAACAGATAGCCATCAAAGGGCGGCTGGGTGCTCGAGGGAGAAGAAGTCCCTCACGCAATGGTCTGAGGGTCAGGGGTCGTGACGTGGAGCTGTCTCTCACTGGGGTCTAAGTTCTAAAGCCAACACAGGTGGTGGACCGTGCGTGGCAGGTTACTCAGGCAGCCCTGGGGCAGCGGGCAGCTTGGCAGCTTCCTCACGGGCACCGTGGGCAGGCACGCCCTGCTGCTGACTGCAGGCCCCTCTCTTGTCAGCGCTGTGCGGCCGAGTTAGCGCACACCGAGGGACTCTGGGGTGACCCCAAGTCTACGGGTGGGGTGTGCGTGGGGCCTCCGCCTCTCAGACTGCACATCCCTCTGCTCTTCTGGCCACAGCTCCCTTGCCACCTGCTGCTCCGCCAGGCAGAGCAGGTCCCAGCATTGCTGTCACAGCcgggggaggaagaggggaactGGACCCCAATACCTAAGGCAGGCACcggagggaggggcagggcaggcggAGAGGAATGCAGAGCAATCGGGCAGGACCACAGCGGGCCCAGCAggccagagggcagggagggccGTCCGCACTTCAGACACTGGCCCTCCAAGCCGACTGACTGTCCCCCAGAGGGACACACGAGGAACGCTGAAGATTCTGCACGTATTTCCAATAGAGCAAACGAGGTCAGAGCTCTGGACTGGGGGGGCTGCATTCACACCAGCCCCCCAGGCCCTGCGGCTCCACGGCACTCCCGCCCACCCGCCGGCCCTGCCCGGGTCCTTACTGGGTCATAGGTCCGTTCCTGATTCAGCAAAAGGGGATGCCCCTCAGGGGCAAAAGCCTTCAACCCAGTGTCCCCAACAGCTGCTGCCCAATGCGGGTGGCTGAGGTGCGAAGAACCCCCCATAGCAACATGCCTGTAGCGGGTGGACAGCCTGGCTTCTAGGAAGTGAGCGTCCCAGGGCCCAGCCCTCCCACTGCCGCTGCACTCAGACACTGGCCCTGCCAGCTGACCGCCATTTAAGATGGTCTGGCCCCGGGGCCAGGGGAGGCCTGCTTCAGAGCGGCGGCTGGGCCACAGCTCTCagtgggaagggagaagagaacgTCACAAACCAACTCCCCTCGAGTCTCTCGGGCTCCTCCAGGTGGGCTCCTCTCTCCCCAG
This genomic interval carries:
- the Spsb1 gene encoding SPRY domain-containing SOCS box protein 1; this translates as MGQKVTGGIKTVDMRDPAYRPLKQELQGLDYCKPTRLDLLLDMPPVSYDVQLRHSWNNDDRSLNVFVKEDDKLIFHRHPVAQSTDAIRGKVGYTRGLHVWQITWAMRQRGTHAVVGVATADAPLHSVGYTTLVGNNHESWGWDLGRNRLYHDGKNQPSKTYPAFLEPDETFIVPDSFLVALDMDDGTLSFIVDGQYMGVAFRGLKGKKLYPVVSAVWGHCEIRMRYLNGLDPEPLPLMDLCRRSVRLALGKERLGAIPALPLPAALKAYLLYQ